The Microtus pennsylvanicus isolate mMicPen1 chromosome 14, mMicPen1.hap1, whole genome shotgun sequence DNA window TAGTAAAAATCCATTCTCAAGGAAAAGCAGCTTTTTATAAGGCCTGCCTTGGTGTGGAACACaatggaagtggaggcaggtggatctccaagtctgaggccagtcagagctacataataagGGATTTTTAACCAAACAATCTAGCTCTTTGTTAGCTAAAAGTCTTACGGGAGCTAAGCAGTGGCAAGGTGAGTTGGCCCCACATACAGTATCTCAGACTAAAGCTCAAACTGGATTAATTCCATGGAAAGGTCATTTCTGCCAAATGTCTTAGCAGAATGAGGCTTGGATGAAAAAAAATGGCTGGCATATTTAAATACACTTTAAATACCAATGCTAAGTATGTGATTGCCTATAGCAATTCCTTTGGAGACTAAAAAGAATATTTCAtcaatgtttaaaaatgaaaaaaagaacaactttaaaatttagagtgtctcatgtagcccagagcCCCTatctcctgaccctcctgcttctggctcctaTGGGCTGGGATTACGGGTGTGTGTCTCCTCACCTGGCATTTCCCCGCCTTTGAAAACAGTCTTACTTAAATCTTTAATGAATAATGCTACTGCAAACCAATGAACAAttcttggtttgattttttttccatgtatATTCTTGAAAGTGTAAAAGCATCACCACTGTTCTTCATCTAGATTGGGGAAGTATGATGTTAAACTTTAATATGAGTACCAGATTTTCCTAAGAATGTCGGATAAAATTCAGCCAAAACATCCTCAGTTCTTACCAGTCCTGTATACTAATCTGATTTAGTAATTTATGAATTATAAGAAATTATACCTTTCAGGTAGTTCATACCTTGGCTTCTCAGTATAAGGATGATTGAACTGAATCCACTCATTTTTACTGATGCAGTAAGTCCAGGCATCacctaataaaacagaaaaagccaTGAAGCATGTCCATCCTATCAATGTTAAACTTAGAGGGCACAGCTTTAGCAAGAAACATTAAGTCATATCCTGTTCCCTGTTCTCCTTAGTTACAGAAATAACTTGTACAATCTATCAGCAGGGATTTTAAATGctccaagtcttttttttttttaaacaaggcaGAATGAATTTAGGTCATAATATGTACAATTAAAAGGTGTTACAGGGTCAACATGAAGTCATCCTGCAAGGATACAGTTAGGACAGAATTTCCTGAGTAGTACACTACAAATGCATAAATATGACATATGATAATATATCTATTTAAAGGACTCACTTAGTGGCTGCTTTTCAGTGGTAAAtcctccaaagagaaaaagatgatctGAAGAGACTGGTGTCAGTGAGTGCCAGGATCTGCCAACCGGGCATATGCCTTGTGGAATTCTAAAAATAACAGCTGAGTTATAGTATCTGTGGTTAGTCTGGGAGGTcactcagtcaataaagtgtttgAGAACCCCAGTTCTATCCTCAGAATCCATACATTATTTAAAGAGGGGGGACAGGCTTGATGCATGCTTGCAATTCTATTGCTGGGGAGGTGAACCCCTAGAGTATGCTGGCCTATCCTATTAGGAAAATCCCAAGCTAGGGAGAGACCATATCTCAATAGGAAAAAGAGATTCACActcagaatcccagcacttgggaggctgaggtagaagacTAGCACAAGTTTGAGGAGAGCCTAGGCTATGTACTAAGTTCCATGCTAACCTGTACTACAGTGTAATACCCCTTCACAAGAACAAAAAACCACCCCAAAATAGAAAAGGTGGACAGCACTGAGTATACCAAAGACTATACTTAATCTCCACATGCACATCATCAACCTTATACACAAAAATCTCTTTAAAGCAAATACCACAGAGGAATgctaaaaagatttcttttaaaatttacatagattattagaaaaagaaaacttgaaaaggTTTCCTGAAGtctcaggagatggctcagcagggaaattGCCATAAAAGCATGGGAccattcagatccccagcacctatgtaagTAACATGGGGACATGGCAGTCCACCTCTAAGTGCATGTAGTGGCACTGAGTGGCATTTAGAAGGCCTCGAGGAGATCATCTAAGCAGGCAGGCTGGCCAGCTCTATTGGCGATCTCTGGGTTTAGCTGAGAGACCCCTTCCTCAATGAATACAGTAgacaatgttttttgttttttttgtttgtttgtttttgtttttcgagacagggtttctctgtagctttggagcctgtcctggaactccctttgtagaccaggctggcctcgaactcacagagatctgcctgcctctgcctcccgagtgctgggattacaggcgtgcgccaccaccgcccggccagtagACAATGTTTGAAGACCCCTGATGTCAGCTTTGGACCTATACACACCACAACATGCAGCCAAACAAACATACATCATGTATGCACATCTTAAATCCAGACATgcttaaaaagaaacttcttagTATATTAACTACATACTTTATACTGAACTATGTTCTTTGAAGGCAGATCAACTTTAGACTTTCTCTTTTCAGCAAACATGCTGTACCAGGCACATAGttaagaagactggaaataaaaataaaattctttcctGAAGGACCCCAGTAAGAAACTGAAAGCACGTTCACTACATACGAGTAGGGAGTGGGCGTAGGGTCTGAAATGCACCTTGGAAAGCTTTTCTAAATACCTAAAGTAATACCTACAATTCATTCCACTCCCATGTATCCAGATTAAGGCAGTGAAGATCATTCATTCTAGCATCCTAAAAAAGAGTAAGTAAGTAGTTACCATTTGAAGCATCCAAAAGCACACAATTAAAAACTgtttgtagggctggagagatggctcagtggttaagagcattgcctgctcttccaaaggtcctgagttcaattcccagcaaccacatggtggctcgcaaccatctgtaatgaggtctggtgccctgttctggcctttaggcatacacacagacagaatattgtatatatgataaataaataaatattttttaaaaaaaaggaaaagtaaaaaaaaaaaactgtttgtaTACTCACTCGGTATCTGCCACCAAACACAAAGCCCTTGTTTCCAACAGTTGCGCAAGCATGGGCAGCACGAGGTGAAGGAGCTTTACCCTGTTACAAAGGTGTGAAAACAGCTTCATAAATATGTGGACTTTATAAACAGAGGgaaaataccatttttttctgaatatcatAGAACAAGAATATGCCAGATACTCAGAAATGCCAAAGTACAAATTTGTTGTTGACAACAACAGTATTAAAAgcaatattaattattaaaaacagtATTAAATACCACAGctgaacattttaatatttctgagAGTGTTACTGAATGAGTTATGTCAGTATGGCtgctgtaattaaaaaaaagactagcaCATTGTATAGtatctttaaaaggaaagaaatctaaTCTTTAACTTCCAATGTAAAGCTCATTTTAGTTACTAGCAAATTAGGGTACAACACAGCCTCTATATATTTGTTAAACTTCTGAGGTTATACTCCTGGAAGAGCAAGAAAGCTACAGATTGCACCCTCCAGAAAACAGGAATGAACTGTCAGTTTCAGGCCCTCCCAACTCGGGTACCCTGTTCTCTAAGCACACTTCCTTCTTCAGTAACTCACGGTGGTGATAGGCTGGCTCCAGACAAACGTTTCAGTGTCTAAAATATGTACATGATCGTTCCATCCTCTTGGATGACTTGAATTCTATGGAAAAGCATCTGCATTATTTtacaaatactgtttataaaattatacaaCCCTTGCTTGCCCAATTTATTaacaagtaaaacaaacaaaactctggTCAAGGActtctgggctggtgagatgactcggccggtaaaggcacttgctgtcaagcctacATTGactgcccagaacccacatggtggagggagagaaccaattcccccAAATTGTCCTTACTGGAAACACACTTCACAAAGTCATgcactaacacacacaaaaattttcaaaatgtaataaaaagttcacaaagtaaaaaaaaaaaaatagatatttttttcaaCATACTAAGTAGACCATAGGCAATATGAAACTTCACTTACCCAAAAAGATGTTTCATCAAATTCAAAAGTTCCCAGTACTTTATCTTCAGGTAAATATCCATATCCTCCAAAAAATATTAACCTGTTTGATATAAAGCCAAACCATAAAAGATTTAAGTATCTGTAAGCTAGGTCATAGTGTTTTTTTAAACGTTGATATATGGAGTGAGTTGGGTataacagaatatttgaaaatactCAATAATACTTAACATGACAACTAGCTTTTAGGTGCTATGTTAAATGAACTCATGTATTTGCTATGTGATGTGCTCCATGCTTACTTATAATGCTGACTAGGGTACTTACAAGGTAACGACATTCCGTACAAAAGGCCAAACCTACAGTGCGTCTAACGTACTTGTTTTTATACACCCAGACACCAAGTTTGTCCTTTGACGATGGAGGAATTCCTTGGCAATCAATTCTTTCCCACTGTAACACTCTGTCTGCAGACCTTGAATCCAGCATGTAGAACTGTCAGAAGCAATGATTTCAGTTAGTTTTGGGTACAAGAAAACTCATATTGACATTTGTTTTGAACTGTATTTTATGATAAAGGTGTCATGTAATTCAGTGTCATGTAAGTCAGTGCTAAGTCTGACTGCAGACTGGCTGCCACTTGTCTGGATCAAGATTCTGAATTTACAAAAGaatataaaggttttttttcaattttatttatttatcttttatgtatGATCactctgcatgtatacctgcatatgccataagagggcatcagatcctataacagatgttgtgagctaacatatggttgctgggaagtgaactcgggacctctggaagagcagccagtgttcttaaccgctgagcccccCAGAATGTAAATTTCTTAAATCACtaacactttaaaaatgttcagctacttttgttttcattagCTACACTTCTATGACAAAGGAATTGGCTATGTGGTCATTTGTATCTTGGCACAAGCTCCACGTGTTACCCTAATTTTGGATAAGCAGCTtgaatttttctgattttatggGTTTGTTTATAGCAGGACCatgttacaaacacacacaaaaacaaaaccctagctCTTCAAATTCAACTGAACACGTCTTCCTGCCTAATTACTTCTAGGGGCTAAAGACCAGTCCATACTTAGACTACCGGGtctaatatcctcttctggcctccacaggcaccaggcacacacatggtacaaagATATACACATAGGCAAGACACTCGtgcacatgaaaataaatcctgaaaaaaaaggaaggctaaATACTGGTCTAAGGACTCGAGTTCAGGTAACAGAACACACATCCCTCCCTTTCTGAAACACCTAGGTTTCCTTCTGGTCAAAGGTGACCTCTGAACTCTAGCCGTGTTAGTAACTATTAGTCATCCTGTTACCCACTCCCCAGAAACCAGCTTCACTCCCTCCTAAGCCTTTTCAGGTCGTATCCACTTATTTTCCTACCATATCTGCATTTGTTTATTAAGGAAAGAAGGGATGGACTGGAGCCTAAGTGACACCACAGTGTTCCTCCCAGATCTCAAAATCACGAAGCCACCTGACATTTCCTTGAATAAAACAGACCTGCAAGTCTCCACGTTGTGACTTCTCACTGTTCAACTGAAGCACTGCCTGCTGAGTAAGCACTTGTTCCATTCCACCCTACAAACCCAGCAGAGCTGTTACTGTGCACCAGGCTCTGCATGGCGCCACCGAATGGCTACCCGGCAGTCATTCAGTCACTCCTTTAGGTGTCTCTTCCAGAATGTGAGCTGTCCAACGTTGTACTCTGAGTATAAATGAGTAATAGGCGTCTGCCTATAAACCATGTGCCTTTCTGGAACTTCATCTGTCTTTAACTGGCCTAAAAACAACTGAattctttttgcctgcttgcaaaaaaatcaaagcagcaGCATGTGTCCTAGGGCATCATTAggttattggtttttcaagacaagtcctggctgtcctggaactctatctgtagaccaggctggcctcacgttcacagagatccacctacttctgcctcccgagtaactggaattataggtgtgcgccTCCATCACcagctattttcttttctgagtatTAATTTATTCCTATGACTTTGAGTTCACGTTTACCACTTTTGCTATAATTGACTTTGAAAATGCTTTCTAGCTAACATTCCTCTACCCCTCAGAGTTGTCAAGCAGAAGTCACTAGGCAGTGACGACACACAGGCTGGCTGCTAACACTGACTCTACACAGGCCTCATACAAACTGTAGAGAAACTCTTACCATACACAATCACACCACAATCAAGTACATGCTTAACTAGAGTGCAGAAGAATAAGCTCAACTTAAGAAATCTGAGATTCAAAACGAGAAAGGAGAAACTGTTCCAAACCATAATCTTGGCAGACACTAACCTTATTTGTATTGCCTCTGGAATGGTGTCCTCCAAACAAGTACAGcaccctgtccacacacacagcacagctccCAGACATGGAAGGAGGAACGTCACCTtcagtgttgatttttttcctaaaaggAAGATGGTTCAATAAGTTTCCCACTTATTAATTTATATCCCACAATAAGAGAAAAGATGGCTGACAATTAGGGTGTCTAGCTTCAAGGTAACCCAAGGGATCAGCTTCCCGGGTTTAAACCTGTCCAGACAGTGGAAAATGGTCTTACATGAGAATGGAAGGCTCTGAAAGCTTCTGATGTTCCACGAACCATCTCTCAAACTgttggttttttatttaaatggtCTTAACCAACTAGGAGGTCTTTGTTTTACACTGATTTGTCACAGCATACATAGCAGGTCTGCAGAAGCTTGTCTCCCTCCAGGTAGACTCTGGGTCATCTGGCTTGATGGCaatcacctttacctgctgagccatcaccaTGGCGCTTGTTTGTGTTTAAGTAGGCCAAGGATCCAAAAGGAAAATGTCAACATGCCCAGTGCTGACAGATTAATTtaacagatttctttctttttttatgaagtcaccttttagtgatttaaataagTCCCTatgttgtgtagccctggctagccagccagaattctgcctcctccttcctcccttaaatTAAGGGCTAGAATTAAatgaatgtgccaccatgcccagctgcacAGAGTCACTAAATTAATCATTTACCTCAGGTCTCCTGATTACATCATCAGTCATTATCACTTTATCTTTGCTTAGCTTGAAGTAAGCGTATTGAAATTCTTAATCTTAAGAAATATGAATtccagaactggagagatggctcagcaatgaagagcactggctgctcttctaaagtaCCTGGGTTCatctcccaacacccacatagtggctcataactgcctataactccagtttctggtgatctgacaccttcacacagaaatatacatgcaggcaaatggatgcacatgatgtaaaattaattaaaaaattttgaatTCCTTTTGGGAAGTTTCTAGTCCTATAAAAAAAGATCAGCAAATAGCCCATATAAACTCACTATTGCAAAAATAACTGTAACCTGTCTTAAACCAAATAGGACTACCATTCTCACTTCAAGATTGACAGTAATATAGTAAAGAACAAAAGGCTTTTAAAGCATAAAGTTTCCATGAAACAAACTATGGGGAAACACCTTTATAAAGCCCCAAAAGGCTACCCCAGTATTTTGAGAAACCCATCTAGTCTACTAACACATCCTTGACTCATATTGCTATCGACAGGCAGAAGACCCTCAGATAGCTctggttaatttttgttttgttttttgagataggatctccttatgtagccctgactgttctgaaggTGTGTGTCATAACACCaagctaatttttaatttttactttttttttttcttgtttgctttttcgaaacagggtttctctgtatcttttagagcctgtcctggaactagttcttgtagaccaagttggcctcaaactcacagagatccacctgcctctgcctcctgagtgctgggattaaaggtgtgcaccaccactgtcaggcttaacttttatttttaaacagatcttcttccttttttttctccagttgATTTCGTGCTGGATAGGCAAGCACTTTGCTACTCAACTATTAATGCAACCCAGAAAATAGTACTCTTAAGaaattttctccaaatttttGAGCTGATAAAATTATAAACCATACAAAACCTAACAATTATAGCAAACTAAAAACCTTTTTTTCAAAATACCAAGTCAAACTTGTAGCATCTTCCCAATCCAGTTTCTATATGACCTTCCTCTTGGTACTTTGACCAAGGCTTGATTAGAAGCTTCTAAGCGTTGACAGTATCTGGTATGTACTAAGATCAGTAGCTAATCTAAACTAGACTAGAGCAAGCTTAGCATCCTTAATTATAATATTCTCATTGATTAGAATGGGTTTTCAGGGGGCATTGTgctatatgcctttaatcctagaaggcagaagcaaggggatc harbors:
- the Klhdc2 gene encoding kelch domain-containing protein 2, with translation MADGNEDARADDLPGPAFEGYEAMELACPAERSGHVAVSDGRHMFVWGGYKSNQVRGLYDFYLPREELWIYNMETGRWKKINTEGDVPPSMSGSCAVCVDRVLYLFGGHHSRGNTNKFYMLDSRSADRVLQWERIDCQGIPPSSKDKLGVWVYKNKLIFFGGYGYLPEDKVLGTFEFDETSFWNSSHPRGWNDHVHILDTETFVWSQPITTGKAPSPRAAHACATVGNKGFVFGGRYRDARMNDLHCLNLDTWEWNELIPQGICPVGRSWHSLTPVSSDHLFLFGGFTTEKQPLSDAWTYCISKNEWIQFNHPYTEKPRLWHTACASDEGEVIVFGGCANNLLVHHRAAHSNEVLIFSVQPKSLVRLSLEAVICFKEMLANSWNCLPKHLLHSVNQRFGSNNTSGS